Proteins encoded together in one Nitrospinaceae bacterium window:
- a CDS encoding aspartate aminotransferase family protein has product MSNADLIALAEKYVAPTYGRFPVAFVRGEGCRLWDADGREYLDFVSGLAVCSLGHSHPAVTEAIRKQAGELVHVSNLYHIEPQIKLAQRLAENSFADKAFFCNSGTEAGEASIKLARKYSFKKYGEGRHEILTFEQSFHGRTMASLSATGQEKFHKGFSPLLPGFRYLPFDDVESAAAAISDQTCAIMVEPIQGEGGVNVPSDDYLKGLRAICDANDLLLIFDEVQVGMGRTGKLWAHEHFDVQPDVMALAKALGGGTAIGAIVATDKAMAFEPGDHAATFGGNYLATAAACAAMDVTLSPGFLDHVAEMGEFAMAGLRELATRHSIIKEVRGKGLIIGCELDGDASVIVGKALAAGILLISAGPSVFRLLPPLVVEKEMIEKVLEFLDSALGEMAA; this is encoded by the coding sequence ATGTCGAACGCAGATTTGATCGCCCTGGCAGAAAAATACGTTGCCCCCACCTATGGCCGCTTTCCGGTTGCCTTTGTGCGGGGCGAGGGTTGCCGCCTCTGGGACGCTGATGGGAGAGAATACCTCGACTTCGTATCCGGGCTAGCCGTTTGCAGCCTCGGCCACAGCCATCCAGCCGTCACCGAGGCCATACGCAAACAGGCAGGCGAGCTGGTTCACGTCTCGAACCTCTACCACATCGAGCCTCAGATTAAGCTTGCCCAGCGGCTAGCCGAAAATTCGTTTGCCGACAAAGCCTTTTTCTGCAACAGCGGAACCGAGGCAGGCGAGGCGTCGATCAAACTCGCCCGAAAATACTCCTTCAAAAAATACGGTGAGGGTCGCCACGAAATATTGACCTTCGAGCAAAGCTTCCATGGACGGACCATGGCCTCGCTCTCGGCAACAGGGCAAGAGAAATTCCACAAAGGTTTCTCGCCGCTTCTGCCCGGTTTCAGGTATCTACCCTTTGATGATGTCGAATCCGCCGCCGCTGCCATCTCGGACCAGACTTGCGCCATCATGGTCGAACCCATCCAGGGCGAGGGCGGCGTCAATGTCCCCTCAGATGACTACCTCAAGGGCTTGCGGGCAATTTGCGACGCCAACGACCTGCTCCTTATCTTCGATGAAGTTCAGGTCGGCATGGGCCGCACAGGCAAGCTCTGGGCCCACGAGCACTTCGATGTCCAGCCGGATGTCATGGCCCTCGCCAAGGCCCTAGGAGGCGGGACCGCCATCGGGGCCATCGTGGCCACAGATAAGGCCATGGCCTTCGAGCCGGGCGACCACGCGGCCACCTTCGGCGGAAACTATCTCGCCACAGCGGCCGCCTGCGCAGCTATGGATGTCACCCTCTCCCCCGGTTTTCTCGACCACGTAGCCGAGATGGGTGAATTTGCCATGGCAGGCCTTCGTGAGCTGGCCACGCGCCATTCGATCATCAAAGAAGTCAGGGGCAAGGGACTCATCATCGGCTGCGAGCTCGATGGCGATGCCTCTGTCATTGTAGGTAAAGCGCTTGCGGCTGGCATTTTGCTGATCTCCGCCGGCCCTTCGGTCTTCCGGCTTCTCCCGCCTCTCGTCGTCGAAAAGGAAATGATTGAAAAGGTGCTCGAGTTTCTCGACAGCGCGCTAGGGGAAATGGCGGCATGA
- the argF gene encoding ornithine carbamoyltransferase, giving the protein MTKRDYLSGLELTANETLGLIERAVVQKKETKAGKTHTSLAGKNFALLFEKTSTRTRVSFQVGVSQLGGSSLFLSPKDTQLSRGETLADSAKVLSEYVDGIIVRTFGHDRIEELAKHASVPVINGLTDLHHPCQALADYLTMRERFGKTQGLKIAYLGDGNNVLHSLMLVGALIGVNVSAACAPGFEPDDGVIEKTRELAAASGASIDISSDVQSATEGAHAIYTDVWVSMGQESESDRRMKALAPYQVNEAAFRNAEPDAIFMHCLPAHRGEEVEDELIDGPRSAVFEQAGNRLYAQKILLEILAGGKNAL; this is encoded by the coding sequence ATGACGAAACGAGATTATCTCTCCGGCCTTGAACTCACTGCGAATGAAACGCTCGGCCTCATCGAGAGAGCCGTCGTTCAGAAAAAAGAAACCAAGGCGGGAAAAACCCACACCTCCCTCGCCGGGAAAAACTTTGCCCTGCTCTTCGAGAAGACCTCGACGCGTACGCGGGTTTCCTTCCAGGTGGGTGTCTCACAACTTGGCGGTAGCAGCTTGTTTCTCTCACCTAAAGATACCCAGCTCAGCCGCGGGGAAACCTTGGCGGACAGCGCGAAGGTTCTGAGTGAATATGTGGACGGCATCATCGTGCGCACGTTTGGCCACGACCGGATTGAAGAGCTAGCCAAGCATGCCTCGGTACCCGTTATCAACGGGCTCACCGATTTGCACCACCCCTGCCAGGCACTCGCCGACTATCTCACCATGCGCGAGCGGTTCGGAAAAACACAAGGGCTAAAAATTGCCTACCTAGGCGATGGGAACAACGTTCTCCACTCCCTTATGCTCGTGGGCGCCCTGATCGGCGTCAACGTCAGTGCGGCCTGCGCACCGGGGTTTGAGCCGGACGACGGGGTGATTGAAAAAACCCGCGAGCTTGCGGCCGCATCGGGGGCCTCGATCGATATCTCAAGCGACGTTCAGAGTGCCACGGAAGGCGCTCACGCCATTTATACTGACGTTTGGGTGTCCATGGGCCAGGAATCAGAATCTGACCGCCGCATGAAGGCCCTCGCCCCCTACCAGGTAAATGAGGCTGCCTTTCGAAATGCCGAGCCTGACGCCATTTTTATGCACTGCCTCCCCGCCCACCGAGGCGAGGAAGTTGAAGACGAATTGATCGACGGGCCGAGAAGCGCGGTCTTCGAGCAGGCGGGAAACCGCCTCTACGCCCAGAAGATCCTTCTCGAGATTCTTGCCGGAGGAAAAAATGCCCTCTAA
- the secD gene encoding protein translocase subunit SecD, translating to MKGLGWRAGLIAVIVVVAAYFMIPPKERINLGLDLQGGIHLVLEVQAEKAVTAKVDRYFGEIKDRLVSDDIRTRSLKRKGRQVTIALHRESDRAKLVALMGGYADLALQSSEGNPPVFVYSYPDEVARQTMEQAISQALETIRNRIDQFGVREPTLQRQGERRIIIQLPGVKDPSRAKALIGKTALLEFKMVDPNADTAQAEKTGAPEGLELIYQITRDKTSGEIVRRRPVLVKKEAYLTGDNLTNARVEIGDRFSEPYVTVSFDSVGAQAFDRITAANVGRQLAIVLDGVAYSTPVIQERISGGRAQISGSFQMDEARDLAIALRAGALPAPVEVLEERNVGPSLGADSIRQGIVSIIVGFLLVMVFMAIYYKWSGAVAILALLLNLLLLVGALGFFEATLTLPGIAGVVLTVGMAVDANVLIFERIREELRLGKTIRSAIDAGYGKAFFTILDANVTTLIAALVLLQFGTGPIKGFAITLSIGIIASMFTAIFVTRFIYDFVLTRSDIRSLSI from the coding sequence ATGAAGGGGCTGGGTTGGCGAGCGGGATTGATAGCCGTGATCGTGGTTGTTGCGGCTTATTTCATGATTCCTCCCAAAGAGCGAATCAATCTGGGGTTGGACCTTCAGGGCGGGATTCATTTGGTCCTTGAGGTGCAGGCAGAAAAGGCGGTTACGGCGAAAGTTGACCGCTATTTTGGTGAAATCAAAGATCGCCTTGTCTCGGACGATATCCGCACCCGAAGCCTCAAGCGGAAGGGAAGGCAGGTCACGATCGCCCTGCACAGAGAATCGGACCGCGCGAAACTGGTGGCCCTGATGGGGGGGTATGCCGACCTTGCGCTTCAGAGCTCCGAGGGCAATCCCCCTGTTTTCGTTTACTCATATCCCGATGAAGTGGCCCGCCAGACGATGGAGCAGGCCATTTCCCAGGCGCTAGAGACGATTAGAAACCGCATCGACCAGTTTGGGGTACGCGAGCCTACTCTACAGCGCCAGGGCGAGCGTCGGATCATCATCCAGCTGCCGGGCGTGAAAGATCCCTCGCGGGCCAAGGCGCTTATCGGCAAGACGGCGCTCCTTGAATTTAAAATGGTGGATCCGAACGCCGATACCGCTCAGGCGGAAAAAACAGGCGCTCCCGAGGGTCTTGAGCTTATTTATCAGATCACCCGAGACAAGACGTCGGGCGAGATCGTTCGCCGGCGGCCGGTGCTAGTCAAAAAGGAAGCCTATCTCACTGGTGATAACCTTACGAATGCGCGTGTTGAGATTGGCGACCGCTTCAGCGAGCCCTACGTCACTGTGAGTTTCGATTCGGTCGGCGCCCAGGCGTTTGATCGAATTACGGCGGCGAACGTGGGCCGCCAGCTGGCCATCGTTCTAGATGGCGTGGCCTACTCCACCCCGGTGATTCAGGAGCGAATCTCGGGGGGGCGAGCGCAGATATCGGGAAGCTTCCAGATGGATGAGGCACGAGATTTAGCCATTGCCCTCAGAGCGGGTGCGCTTCCTGCACCGGTCGAGGTGCTCGAGGAGCGCAACGTCGGTCCATCGCTTGGCGCCGACTCAATCCGCCAGGGAATCGTCAGCATTATCGTGGGCTTCTTGCTCGTCATGGTGTTCATGGCGATTTACTACAAGTGGAGTGGTGCGGTCGCGATACTGGCGCTTTTGTTGAACCTGCTCTTGTTGGTTGGGGCGCTCGGGTTTTTCGAGGCGACGCTTACCCTTCCGGGCATCGCTGGCGTGGTGCTCACGGTGGGTATGGCGGTTGACGCTAACGTATTGATTTTTGAGCGGATACGAGAAGAGCTGCGCCTTGGAAAAACTATCCGCTCGGCCATCGACGCCGGCTACGGTAAGGCATTTTTCACAATACTTGATGCGAACGTGACGACTTTGATCGCCGCGCTCGTTCTTCTTCAATTTGGCACCGGCCCGATTAAGGGCTTTGCCATCACGCTGAGCATAGGAATTATTGCATCGATGTTTACCGCGATTTTCGTTACGCGGTTCATCTATGATTTTGTCCTCACACGCAGCGACATCAGGAGCCTGAGCATCTAA
- the yajC gene encoding preprotein translocase subunit YajC — translation MAAPGGAGGESPSILVSLFPFLIVFVIIYFLMIRPQQKKQQAQQEMLNTLKAGDQVTAAGMYGEITRVKDDVIQVQVADNIRLRFVRSAVSKLPGESGAEESKDKSSDKEKS, via the coding sequence ATGGCGGCGCCGGGCGGTGCTGGCGGAGAGTCGCCGAGTATTCTGGTGAGTCTTTTCCCATTTCTGATCGTTTTCGTCATTATTTATTTTCTGATGATACGGCCCCAGCAAAAAAAGCAGCAAGCGCAGCAGGAAATGCTCAATACGCTCAAGGCTGGAGATCAGGTGACGGCTGCCGGGATGTATGGTGAAATCACCCGCGTCAAGGATGATGTGATACAGGTTCAGGTGGCTGATAATATACGCCTTCGTTTCGTGCGCTCGGCGGTCTCGAAGTTGCCGGGCGAGAGTGGGGCGGAAGAATCGAAAGACAAGTCTTCGGACAAAGAGAAGTCCTAG
- a CDS encoding argininosuccinate synthase: MPSNPKKVVVAYSGGLDTSVMLKWIKEKYDCAIVAYAANVGQGDEELEGLEEKALSTGADECYVLDLQDEFASDYVFPMLRAGAVYEGSYLLGTSIARPIIAKGQMDIAKKTGADAVGHGATGKGNDQVRFELTYRAMDPRIRVIAPWREWDFGGRQQLIAYAEAHGIPVPVTAEKPYSMDRNLLHISFEGGILEDPWAEPPEDMFRLSVSPEKAPDTPAYVELGFEAGDPVSLQGEKLTPRVLMEKLNIIAGEHGVGRVDLVENRFVGMKSRGVYETPAGTVIHCARRAVESLTMDREVLHLRDSLIPKYAELVYNGFWFAPEREFLQSAIDEAAKSVTGVARIKLFKGSCQAVGRKAPEENNLYRPELATFEEDSIYSHKDAEGFIRLNALRLGVRSQEK; encoded by the coding sequence ATGCCCTCTAATCCAAAAAAAGTTGTTGTCGCCTACTCCGGAGGGCTGGACACCTCCGTGATGCTCAAGTGGATCAAGGAAAAATATGACTGCGCAATCGTCGCCTACGCCGCCAACGTCGGCCAGGGAGATGAGGAGCTAGAGGGACTTGAGGAAAAAGCCCTCTCAACGGGTGCCGATGAATGCTACGTCCTCGACCTTCAGGATGAGTTCGCGAGCGACTATGTATTCCCGATGCTTCGGGCGGGCGCCGTATACGAGGGAAGCTACCTGCTGGGCACCTCCATCGCACGGCCCATAATTGCGAAGGGGCAGATGGATATCGCCAAAAAAACGGGGGCCGATGCCGTCGGACATGGAGCCACCGGCAAGGGCAACGATCAGGTACGCTTTGAGCTCACCTACCGGGCGATGGACCCGAGGATTCGCGTCATAGCTCCCTGGCGGGAGTGGGATTTTGGCGGCAGACAACAGCTCATCGCCTACGCCGAGGCCCACGGCATCCCCGTTCCCGTGACGGCGGAAAAACCCTATTCGATGGACCGCAATCTTCTACACATCAGCTTCGAGGGGGGCATTCTTGAGGACCCCTGGGCCGAGCCGCCCGAGGACATGTTCCGCCTCTCGGTTTCCCCTGAGAAAGCCCCCGATACGCCTGCCTATGTCGAACTTGGCTTCGAGGCAGGCGATCCCGTGTCGCTCCAGGGGGAAAAACTCACCCCGAGGGTGCTCATGGAAAAACTCAACATAATCGCTGGCGAACACGGCGTCGGTCGAGTGGATCTGGTGGAAAATCGCTTCGTGGGCATGAAGAGCCGGGGGGTGTACGAAACACCTGCGGGCACCGTAATCCATTGCGCTAGAAGAGCGGTTGAGTCGCTGACGATGGACCGCGAGGTGCTGCATCTGCGGGACTCGCTCATCCCCAAATACGCCGAACTCGTTTACAACGGCTTCTGGTTCGCTCCCGAGCGGGAATTTTTACAAAGCGCTATCGATGAGGCCGCAAAATCAGTAACAGGTGTCGCGCGAATCAAGCTGTTCAAAGGAAGCTGCCAGGCAGTCGGAAGAAAAGCGCCCGAGGAGAATAACCTCTACCGGCCAGAGCTCGCGACCTTCGAGGAGGATTCGATATACTCGCACAAGGACGCCGAGGGCTTCATCCGCTTGAATGCGCTCCGCCTCGGCGTTCGCTCACAGGAGAAATAG
- the hslU gene encoding ATP-dependent protease ATPase subunit HslU, producing MENLTPKNIVQELDRYVIGQAEAKRAVAVALRNRWRRQQLPDEMRDEVAPKNIIMIGPTGVGKTEIARRLARLTKSPFIKVEASKFTEVGYVGRDVESMIRDLAELARTMVQEELREDNAAKAEELALERLLDLLLPKPPGFGESDDLGQTDDPLGKEHYGRTREKFRAMLLEGKLDDREVEFEVADKAPEIHLMGGMDMEQMGINLQDMLGGMFPSKTTSRRMMVPDAFKLLTQEESDKIIDPDKLNSEAITRTEQSGIVFLDEVDKIASAASGHQGPDVSREGVQRDLLPIVEGSTVQTKHGPVRTDHILFIAAGAFHMAKPSDLLPELQGRFPIRVELNSLGLDEFVRILTEPDNALVIQYPALLETEGVKVTFTDDAVNEVASFAAQVNEQMENIGARRLYTIMERIFEDISFDAPDMAGEEITIDAEYVKGRLTDVVENLDLSRYIL from the coding sequence ATGGAAAATCTCACACCAAAAAATATCGTCCAGGAACTAGACCGCTACGTCATCGGACAGGCGGAAGCTAAGCGCGCCGTTGCCGTCGCATTGCGAAACCGGTGGCGACGCCAACAGCTTCCCGACGAGATGCGTGACGAGGTGGCACCCAAAAATATCATTATGATCGGGCCCACCGGTGTGGGAAAAACGGAAATCGCCCGGCGCCTGGCCCGCCTGACAAAAAGCCCGTTCATTAAAGTAGAGGCGAGCAAATTCACGGAAGTTGGATACGTTGGGCGAGATGTGGAAAGTATGATCCGTGATCTGGCCGAGCTGGCCCGCACCATGGTCCAAGAAGAACTTCGGGAAGATAATGCTGCCAAGGCCGAAGAATTGGCCCTTGAGCGTCTGCTGGATCTGCTTTTGCCAAAACCACCCGGGTTCGGCGAAAGCGATGACCTAGGGCAAACCGATGATCCCCTTGGGAAGGAGCATTATGGTCGCACCCGGGAGAAATTTCGGGCCATGCTCCTTGAGGGCAAGCTCGATGATCGTGAGGTGGAGTTCGAGGTCGCAGACAAAGCACCCGAAATTCATCTCATGGGCGGCATGGATATGGAGCAAATGGGGATTAATCTTCAAGACATGCTCGGTGGAATGTTCCCCTCCAAGACAACCAGTCGGCGCATGATGGTCCCCGATGCCTTCAAACTCCTCACCCAAGAGGAGAGCGACAAGATTATCGACCCCGACAAACTCAACTCCGAGGCCATAACGCGCACAGAACAGTCGGGCATCGTCTTTCTCGATGAGGTGGACAAAATTGCCTCGGCCGCCAGCGGACACCAGGGACCCGACGTTTCGCGGGAGGGGGTGCAACGTGATTTACTGCCCATCGTCGAGGGAAGCACCGTTCAAACGAAACACGGACCCGTCAGGACCGACCACATTCTTTTCATTGCCGCTGGCGCCTTCCACATGGCGAAACCCTCGGATCTTCTACCAGAGCTTCAGGGGCGCTTCCCTATTCGTGTTGAGCTAAATTCGCTCGGGCTTGATGAATTTGTGCGGATACTGACAGAGCCCGACAACGCTCTCGTAATCCAATACCCTGCTCTGCTTGAAACCGAAGGCGTTAAAGTTACGTTCACGGACGATGCGGTGAATGAAGTCGCCTCGTTCGCGGCACAGGTCAACGAGCAGATGGAAAACATCGGCGCACGGCGGCTGTACACCATCATGGAGCGAATCTTCGAGGACATCTCGTTTGATGCGCCGGATATGGCGGGCGAGGAGATCACCATCGACGCCGAGTACGTCAAAGGCCGCCTCACGGACGTGGTCGAGAATCTCGATCTGAGCCGCTACATCCTCTAG
- the tgt gene encoding tRNA guanosine(34) transglycosylase Tgt, whose amino-acid sequence MSGAVRIEILASKMGEKARLGRLDTPHGAVDTPAFMAVGTQATVKTLDPADLRSSGCQIILANAYHLSLRPGAELIGRLGGLHGFMGWEGPILTDSGGYQLFSLAPLAKVTDEGIDFQSHLDGTRLKLTPERVVEIQEALGPDIAMVLDEPLGFPHTRERAEDALGRTTAWAERSKAAHSRADQALFGIVQGGAFPDLRQESARQLVALDMDGYAVGGLSLGEGKSQTDELLDAATDILPADKPRYVMGMGTPADLVRGVGRGADMFDCVMPTRHARRGNLFTWEGRISIKNAANAENPDPIGEGCGCPTCQKGYSRAYLRHLFKAEEMLGYRLMTVHNLFFYQEVLSRAREAIGEGNFTSWAKEILSGPLGADPGPSGGSEGRPEASGRPLAGGKKKSE is encoded by the coding sequence ATGAGTGGTGCCGTCCGTATCGAGATTCTTGCATCCAAGATGGGCGAAAAAGCCCGCCTGGGGAGGTTGGATACCCCTCACGGGGCCGTTGATACACCTGCCTTCATGGCGGTGGGCACCCAAGCCACAGTCAAAACGCTTGATCCAGCCGATCTAAGGTCTTCGGGCTGTCAAATCATCCTTGCCAATGCCTACCATCTCTCTCTTCGCCCTGGCGCCGAGCTCATTGGCCGTCTCGGTGGACTACACGGGTTCATGGGATGGGAGGGCCCCATTCTCACCGACAGCGGCGGTTATCAGCTTTTCAGTCTGGCGCCGCTGGCCAAGGTCACGGATGAGGGTATTGATTTCCAAAGCCATCTCGATGGGACGCGCCTGAAACTCACCCCCGAGCGGGTGGTCGAGATACAAGAAGCCCTCGGACCCGATATCGCGATGGTGCTTGATGAGCCGCTGGGGTTCCCTCATACGAGAGAGCGGGCCGAGGATGCCCTCGGGCGCACGACGGCGTGGGCCGAGCGCTCGAAGGCGGCCCACAGCCGGGCGGATCAGGCTTTATTCGGCATTGTGCAGGGAGGGGCGTTCCCTGACTTGAGACAAGAGAGCGCCCGGCAGCTGGTGGCGCTGGATATGGATGGCTACGCCGTGGGCGGGCTGAGCCTGGGGGAGGGAAAGAGCCAGACCGACGAGTTGCTTGACGCTGCGACGGATATTCTTCCGGCGGATAAACCCCGCTATGTCATGGGGATGGGAACTCCGGCCGATCTTGTTCGCGGCGTTGGACGTGGGGCGGACATGTTCGATTGTGTCATGCCCACTCGCCATGCCCGAAGGGGAAATCTTTTCACATGGGAGGGACGCATTTCAATTAAGAACGCGGCGAATGCCGAGAATCCAGATCCCATTGGTGAGGGGTGTGGATGTCCCACCTGCCAAAAGGGCTATAGCCGGGCGTATCTGCGACATCTTTTCAAGGCCGAAGAAATGCTGGGCTACCGGCTGATGACGGTGCACAATCTGTTCTTTTACCAAGAGGTTCTTAGCAGGGCGCGAGAGGCGATAGGAGAAGGGAACTTCACCTCTTGGGCCAAAGAGATTCTTTCTGGGCCCCTGGGGGCCGATCCTGGACCCTCTGGCGGTAGTGAGGGGCGACCTGAGGCGAGTGGACGACCGCTTGCTGGGGGCAAAAAGAAATCAGAGTAA
- the hslV gene encoding ATP-dependent protease subunit HslV, giving the protein MQIRSTTILGVRYKGQTALGGDGQVTMGNTAVKHGAVKIRRLGSSQVLSGFAGSASDAIALFERFESKLEEYHGNLMRAAVEMGKDWRTDRVLRRLEALLAVADKESTLILSGTGDIIEPDDGVIGIGSGGPIATAAARGILSLEPDLTAAQIVKQALEITSEICIYTNNHISVEEL; this is encoded by the coding sequence ATGCAAATCCGCTCGACCACGATACTTGGCGTCCGCTACAAGGGCCAAACCGCCCTTGGCGGCGATGGCCAAGTCACGATGGGCAATACCGCCGTCAAGCACGGCGCCGTGAAAATTCGCCGCCTTGGAAGCTCTCAAGTCCTCTCCGGTTTCGCAGGATCGGCCTCGGACGCCATCGCCCTGTTCGAGCGATTCGAGAGCAAACTGGAGGAATACCACGGCAACCTCATGCGGGCTGCCGTTGAGATGGGGAAAGACTGGCGCACGGACAGGGTGCTTCGCCGCCTTGAGGCCCTCCTCGCAGTTGCGGATAAAGAATCGACACTGATTCTTTCGGGAACCGGAGACATTATTGAGCCCGATGACGGCGTAATCGGAATCGGAAGCGGCGGCCCCATCGCCACGGCAGCGGCCAGAGGCATACTCTCGCTTGAGCCGGACCTAACCGCTGCGCAGATAGTAAAGCAGGCGCTCGAAATTACCTCCGAGATTTGTATTTACACGAACAACCATATTTCCGTAGAAGAGCTCTAA
- a CDS encoding TlpA family protein disulfide reductase yields MYNKYKDQGFTILAISMDRNSSLVKPYVDKNKLTFPNLLDPSGKVSPIFNARYTPTNFLVNRAGQVIGGSLGYRDWGSPQGIHIIEALLAEAKPKESAAKN; encoded by the coding sequence ATTTACAACAAGTACAAAGACCAAGGATTCACCATCCTCGCCATATCAATGGACAGAAACTCATCGCTGGTGAAACCTTATGTCGATAAAAATAAACTCACCTTCCCCAACCTTTTGGACCCAAGCGGAAAAGTGAGCCCCATATTCAACGCACGCTACACACCCACTAATTTTTTGGTGAACCGGGCAGGACAAGTCATCGGCGGAAGTCTTGGCTACCGCGATTGGGGCTCTCCCCAGGGCATCCACATTATCGAGGCCCTTCTCGCCGAGGCGAAGCCGAAAGAATCAGCCGCGAAAAACTAG
- the argB gene encoding acetylglutamate kinase: protein MDPRERAATLVEALPYMQRFAGKTVVVKYGGAAQVQKELHDPFAQDIILLKYIGINIVVVHGGGPQIGETLKKLGKDSEFIEGLRVTDEETVGVVEMVLAGSTNKGIVRLINHHGGKAVGLSGSDAGLTSATKLTLTRKGGDGEDEQYDLGQVGEVKEVNPDIIHHLADGGFIPVIAPLGVGEDSKVYNINADSAAGAVAGALEAEKFILLTDVPGILDDSGKLISTLDRAEVEKLKKSGVIKGGMIPKVDACLDALSQGVSKAHILDGRVPHAVLLEVFTDEGIGTEIVA, encoded by the coding sequence ATGGACCCGAGAGAAAGAGCCGCAACCCTCGTCGAAGCCCTGCCCTACATGCAGCGGTTCGCTGGCAAGACCGTCGTCGTCAAGTATGGTGGCGCCGCACAGGTGCAAAAGGAGCTCCACGACCCCTTTGCCCAGGACATTATCTTGCTCAAATACATTGGCATTAACATCGTCGTCGTCCACGGCGGAGGGCCTCAGATCGGCGAGACGCTAAAGAAACTCGGCAAAGACTCCGAGTTCATCGAAGGCCTCAGGGTCACCGATGAGGAAACAGTCGGCGTCGTCGAGATGGTGCTCGCCGGCTCGACCAATAAAGGTATCGTCCGCCTCATCAACCACCACGGCGGCAAGGCCGTGGGCCTCTCGGGCTCGGATGCCGGTCTCACCTCGGCCACCAAACTCACCCTGACCCGAAAGGGCGGGGACGGCGAGGATGAACAATACGACCTCGGCCAGGTTGGCGAGGTCAAAGAAGTGAACCCGGACATCATCCACCACCTCGCGGACGGCGGCTTCATTCCCGTCATCGCTCCCCTCGGCGTTGGTGAGGACTCAAAGGTCTACAACATCAACGCCGACTCGGCGGCAGGAGCTGTTGCGGGTGCGCTCGAGGCCGAAAAATTCATACTCCTGACCGACGTCCCAGGTATTTTGGACGATAGCGGCAAGCTAATCAGCACGCTGGACAGGGCCGAAGTGGAGAAGCTGAAAAAATCCGGCGTCATCAAGGGCGGCATGATCCCCAAGGTGGATGCCTGCCTCGACGCCCTTTCCCAGGGCGTGAGCAAGGCCCATATACTGGACGGGCGCGTTCCCCACGCCGTATTGCTCGAAGTATTCACCGACGAGGGAATTGGGACCGAAATCGTCGCCTGA
- the secF gene encoding protein translocase subunit SecF has protein sequence MQIFRPDTNFDFIGKWRIFAGGSGVAVLLSLVLLASVGINMGIDFTGGTLVQVQFKEVQPIAKVRSAAASLALGDTVVQNFGSDKEFLIRVEKSIGSTRGVGERVAGALAKSFGKGTFDVRRTESVGPQIGRDLREKALSSMLFALVGILIYVSVRFQFRQAVASVIALLHDVIVTLGVFSISGKEFSLPIVAALLTIVGYSLNDTIVVFDRIRENTRLSRRSEFADLINQSVNQTLSRTVLTSGTTLVAVLAFLFLGGEVIADVAFTLVIGIIAGTYSSVYVASPLLLVWPEKSKGGSGKKTAAKA, from the coding sequence ATGCAAATCTTCCGGCCGGATACAAATTTTGATTTCATTGGAAAGTGGAGGATTTTTGCGGGCGGCTCGGGTGTGGCTGTGTTGCTCTCGCTCGTTTTACTCGCCTCGGTCGGAATTAACATGGGCATCGATTTTACAGGCGGCACCCTGGTCCAGGTGCAATTCAAGGAAGTGCAGCCCATCGCTAAAGTTCGCTCGGCTGCTGCCTCGCTAGCGCTGGGTGACACGGTGGTACAGAATTTTGGTTCCGATAAAGAGTTTCTCATCCGCGTTGAGAAGAGCATTGGCTCGACACGCGGGGTGGGCGAGCGGGTTGCCGGTGCGCTCGCTAAAAGTTTTGGTAAGGGTACGTTCGATGTGCGCCGCACCGAGAGCGTGGGCCCCCAGATTGGACGCGATCTCAGGGAAAAAGCGTTGAGCAGCATGCTCTTTGCCCTGGTCGGCATTCTTATTTACGTGAGCGTTCGCTTTCAGTTTCGGCAAGCTGTTGCCTCTGTCATTGCCCTGCTGCACGACGTCATTGTCACCCTGGGTGTTTTCTCCATCTCGGGCAAGGAGTTCTCTCTTCCTATCGTGGCGGCGCTGCTGACGATAGTGGGCTACTCGCTCAACGACACAATTGTCGTCTTTGATCGGATTAGAGAAAATACGCGGCTCTCGCGCCGATCTGAGTTTGCTGATCTCATCAACCAATCCGTGAACCAGACGCTCTCGCGCACCGTTCTCACCTCGGGGACCACGCTGGTCGCTGTCCTCGCATTTTTATTCTTGGGGGGAGAGGTGATAGCCGATGTGGCCTTCACGTTGGTTATCGGCATTATTGCGGGTACTTATTCTTCAGTTTACGTCGCGAGCCCACTGCTTTTAGTTTGGCCTGAGAAGTCCAAGGGCGGTTCGGGCAAAAAAACGGCGGCAAAGGCGTAA